One Isoptericola dokdonensis DS-3 genomic window, CGTCCAGAACGAGGCGTACGGCACCGGCCTGCGCGACCACACGCAGTCGGCCATCGAGGCCGGTGGCGGCACGGTCGTCTACGGCGCCAACGGTGAGGCACAGGAGTTCCCCCGGGTGAGACGAACTTCGGTGCGCAGGTCACCGCGGCACTCGCCTCCGAGCCGGACGCGATCGTCATCATCGCCTTCGAGGAGACGGTCGCGATCGTCAACGAGCTCGTCGCCCAGGGCTGGGAGTTCGACGGCACCACGTACTTCTGCGACGGCAACCTGTCGAACTACGGCGACCAGTTCGACCCGGGCACCCTCGCCGGCGTCCAGGGCACCCTGCCGGGCGCCCAGGCCGACGACTCCTTCAAGGAGCGCCTGAGCACCTGGTACTCCGAGAACGAGTCCGGCGAGCTGGCCGACTTCTCGTACTCCGCGGAGTCGTACGACGCCACGATGCTCGCCGCGCTCGCCGCGGTGAAGGGTGGGGCGACCGACGGCACCACGATCTCCGAGAACATCGGTGCGGTCTCCGGTGCCACCGGTGGCGCCGAGGTCACGTCCTTCGCTGACGCCGTCGCGGCCATCGAGGCCGGTGACGACATCACCTATGTCGGCCCGTCCGGCATCGGCCCGCTGAACGGCGACAACGACCCGTCGTCGGCGTTCATCGGCATCTACGAGTACGGCGACGACAACACGTACACCTACTCGAAGCAGATCGAGGGCACGACCGAGTGATCGCCTGATCCCACGGTCCACCCCTGACGGCGGCCCGGTCACCTCTTCGGTGGCCGGGCCGTCGTCCTGCCGCGAGTCAGCGCAGGACGGTGCGAGTCAGCGCAGAGTGAGCCGAGTCAGCGCAGGACGGCGTGAGTCAGCGCAGGACGGTGTCGTCGAATGAGCGGGACGGAGCGGACGGCGACGCACCGTGCCACCGCTCGCGAACTTCCACAGGTTCGGGGTGTCCACAGCTTCTGCCGACGGCGCGACGACGGCGTCACGGAACGCGACAAGGTCGGGCCATGCCCGAAGCGCCGCACGCCCCCGCGATCCGCCGCATCACGTCGATCCTTTCCGACCTGCACGACCCGTCGTCGCCGTCGGCGGGGATGTTCACCGCCGAGCTGGGTGCCCCGACCGTGCCGGCGGTGCTGGACACGTCGCTCGCCGACTCCCGTCATGTCGCCGACCAGGTGGCGTCCGGCGCGCTGCGCGAGGTGCGGCCGGGCGTCCTGCTGCCCGCTGCCGTCGTCGGCGCCGACCCCGCCGGCCATGACGAGACGCTCCTCGCCGAGGTCCGCGGCGTGCTCGCTGCGTCCCGCAGCAGGCTGTGGTTCAGCCACGCCACGGCGGCACGACTGCTCGGCGCCTGGACGTACGCGACGCCCTGCCTCGTGGACGTCACCCACACGTTCAAGCCGCACGTCGCGGGAGGACGCGAGCCGCTCGTGCGTCGCCACTTCACCACGCTGCCGCCCCGGGAGCGAGCCACGGTCGGTGGCATCCCGGTGACGTCGCCGGAGCGGACGCTCGTCGACTGTCTCCGCACCCTGACCCCCGCGGGTGGGCTCGCCGTCGCCGACTCGCTGTTCCGGCTCGGTGCGGATCCGGCGGAGGTGTCCCGCATCATGACGGCGTCCGCCGGCAAGCGGGGAATGGTGCGAGCACGTCGTCTGCTCGAGCTGTGCGACCCGCGCTCCGGTTCGCCGGGCGAGAGCGTCGCGCGGCTCGTCGCCGCCGACGACGGGCTGCCGCGTCCGGTCTGCCAGATCCCCGTGGTGACGGCGTCGGGCACCTGGTACGTCGACTTCGGATGGCCCGACGTCGGGCTCGGCGTCGAGTTCGACGGTGCCGTGAAGTATGCGGGCGGCCGCTACGGGGACCCGGAGATGGTTCGTCGTCGTCAGGAACGGCGTGCGGCGGCGATCCTCGACGCGGGATACGAGCTCGTCCGCGTCGGCTGGTCCGAGCTGGCCGATCCCTTGACGCTGGGCCACACGTTGCGGGCCGCCTACACGGAGGCTTGGCGCGCTGCGCGGTCCGACGCCGGCCGTCGCCCGGCCCGTGCGGGTCTGCGCTGACTCGCGCCTGCCTGCGCTGACTCGCGCCGTACGGACGACGGCGGCCGGCACTCGAGGAAGAGTGCCGGCCGCCGCCGTTCAGGCCGTGCGCTGACTCGCGCCGTCGTGCGCTGACTGGCGCCCGCTTGCGCTGACTGGCGCCCCACCGCCCCCGGGCGCTCGAGGAGCTGGGCGCCCGGGGGCGGGGGTCAGACGAGGTCGGGCCGGGTGTCCTTGTCGGCCTGCTCGACGTCCTCGGCGAGGGTGCCGAGGTACAGCGAGATGACCTTGGGGTCGGCCTGGAGCTCCCGACCGGTGCCGGTGTACGCGTCCTTGCCCTGGTCGAGGACGTAGCCGCGGTCGCAGATCTGCAGGCAGCGGCGGGCGTTCTGCTCGACCATGACCACCGAGACGCCGGCCTTGTTGATCATGCGGGTCCGCAGGAACGTCTCGTCCTGACGGACGGGGGAGAGGCCGGCGGACGGCTCGTCGAGCAGCAGCACCGACGGGTTCATCATGAGGGCGCGGGCCATGGCGACCATCTGGCGCTCACCGCCCGACATGGCACCGGCCCGCTGCGAGCGGCGGTCGTGGAGCACCGGGAACAGGTCGCCGATGAACTTCCAGCGGTCGTCGAACACCTTGGGCCGCAGGAAGGTCCCCATCCGCATGTTCTCCTCGACGGTCAGCGAGGGGAACACGTTGTTCGTCTGGGGCACGAACCCGACGCCGCGGGCGACGAGCTGGTTGGCCTTCTTGTTGGTGATGTCCTGGCCGTCGAGGGTGACGGTGCCGGAGTGGACCTTGACGAGGCCGAACAGGGCCTTGAGCAGGGTCGACTTGCCGGCGCCGTTGGGCCCGATGATCCCGACGAGCTCGCCCTTGGCGACCTCGAGGGAGCAGCCGTTGAGGATGTTCACGCCGGGCAGGTAGCCGGCGACGAGGTTGTCCGCGTGCAGGAGCAGGTCCTTGCGGGGGGCGGACGGGGTCGTCTCGGCGACGATGGCGGTGTCGGTCATCGCTTCTCCTCCTCGGCCTCGAGCCGGGCGAGCACCTCGGGGTCGAGCAGGGCGTCGTCCCCGAGGTCGGTGTCGTGGTGGGCGCCGAGGTAGGCGTCCACCACGGCCTGGTCCTTCATGACGGTGCCGGGCGGGCCCTCGGCGACGATCCGGCCCTCGGCCATGACGACGACCCAGTCGGAGATGTGCCGGACGGCGTGCATGTCGTGCTCGACGAACAGCACGGTCATGCCCTCGTCGCGCAGCGCCTGGACGTGCCCGAGCAGCGACTGCACGAGGGCGGGGTTCACGCCGGCCATCGGCTCGTCGAGCATGATGATCTTCGGGTCGGTCATGAGCGCGCGCGCCATCTCGAGGAGCTTGCGCTGGCCGCCGGAGAGGGAGCCCGCGTAGTCCTGCGCCTTGGTGTCGAGCTTGAACCGGGCGAGGATCTCCATGGCCTTGGCGGTGGCCTCGGCCTCGTGCTTCTTCCACAGGAACGGCAGCCAGGACAGCACGAACCGTTCGCCGGGGTTGTTCGGCGAGGCGAGCAGCATGTTCTGCAGCACGGTGAGGCGCGAGAGCGCCTTGGTGAGCTGGAACGTGCGGACCATGCCGGACTTCGCGACGGACGCCGCGCTCTTGCCGGACAGGGACCGGCCCTCGAAGCTCCACTTCCCGCTGTTGGGGGCGTCGAACCCGGTGAGCAGGTTGAAGAACGTCGTCTTGCCAGCACCGTTGGGGCCGATGAGCGCCGTGATGACGCCCTTCTGCACCTCGAGATGGTCGACGTCGACGGCGGTCATGCCGCCGAACCGGCGCACGACGTCGTCGGCGATGATGATCGGGTCGGGCTTGGCGGCGCCGGGGACGTGCTCGACGTCCTGCAGGACGGCGGCCACGGGCAGGGTCGTCGTGTCATCGGACATTGAACGCCAGCTCCTTCTTGTTCCCGAGGATGCCCTGAGGTCGGAAGATCACGAGCAGCATGAGGGTGACGCCGACGAGCATGCCTCCGATCTGCTCGACGTTGGTGGTCGAGATGACCTCACCGACGGGCGTGTTCTCGGCGAGGGCACGCATGCCGGTGCGCATGAACATGTAGGCGGCGAAGAAGATCATCGACCCGAGGACGGGCCCGAACACGGTGGCCGCGCCGCCGAGCAGCAGGATCGTCCAGACGAAGAATGTCATGGTGCGACCCATCGAGTCCGGCGCGATGGCTGATGGCAGGGCGAAGACGACGCCGCCGAGGGCGCCGATCGCGCCGCCGATGACGAGCGCCTGGAGCTTGTAGGAGAAGACGTTCTTGCCGAGGGCGCGCACGGCGTCCTCGTCCTCGCGGATGCCCTTGAGCACGCGGCCCCAGGGGCTGCGGGCGATGAGCCAGACGAACAGCAGCACGAGGGCGACGAGGCCCCACGCGAAGATGCGGGTCCACCAGGAGTCGGAGCCGGTGTTGATGTACTCGAACGGGCCGAGGGCGAAGCGTCCGTCGGGCAGCGGCGACAGGTCCTGGAACGCGTCCTTGTAGTCGCGTCCCTGGAGGCCGGAGGCCCCGCCGGTCCACTCCTGCCAGACGGTGGAGCGGCCGAGCCAGCGGATGATCTCCGCGGCGGAGATCGTGACGATCGCGAGGTAGTCGCCGCGCAGCTGGAGCGTGGGCAGGCCGAGCAGCAGGGCGAACAGCACCCCGGCGAGGACGGCGACGAGCAGCGCGAGCCAGAACGACCCGCCCGCGATGATGGTGATGCCGAACCCGTAGGCGCCGAGCAGCATGAAGCCGGCCTGGCCCATGTTCAGCAGGCCCGTGTACCCGAAGTGCAGGTTGAGGCCGATGGCGGCGAGCGCGTAGGCGGCCGTCGCGGGCGCGAGGAGCTCGCCGACGGACTGGGTGAGGATGCGGAGGAACTCTTCCATGATGGGTCTCCTTTCAGCCGATC contains:
- a CDS encoding type IV toxin-antitoxin system AbiEi family antitoxin, which encodes MPEAPHAPAIRRITSILSDLHDPSSPSAGMFTAELGAPTVPAVLDTSLADSRHVADQVASGALREVRPGVLLPAAVVGADPAGHDETLLAEVRGVLAASRSRLWFSHATAARLLGAWTYATPCLVDVTHTFKPHVAGGREPLVRRHFTTLPPRERATVGGIPVTSPERTLVDCLRTLTPAGGLAVADSLFRLGADPAEVSRIMTASAGKRGMVRARRLLELCDPRSGSPGESVARLVAADDGLPRPVCQIPVVTASGTWYVDFGWPDVGLGVEFDGAVKYAGGRYGDPEMVRRRQERRAAAILDAGYELVRVGWSELADPLTLGHTLRAAYTEAWRAARSDAGRRPARAGLR
- a CDS encoding ABC transporter ATP-binding protein — protein: MTDTAIVAETTPSAPRKDLLLHADNLVAGYLPGVNILNGCSLEVAKGELVGIIGPNGAGKSTLLKALFGLVKVHSGTVTLDGQDITNKKANQLVARGVGFVPQTNNVFPSLTVEENMRMGTFLRPKVFDDRWKFIGDLFPVLHDRRSQRAGAMSGGERQMVAMARALMMNPSVLLLDEPSAGLSPVRQDETFLRTRMINKAGVSVVMVEQNARRCLQICDRGYVLDQGKDAYTGTGRELQADPKVISLYLGTLAEDVEQADKDTRPDLV
- a CDS encoding ABC transporter ATP-binding protein, coding for MSDDTTTLPVAAVLQDVEHVPGAAKPDPIIIADDVVRRFGGMTAVDVDHLEVQKGVITALIGPNGAGKTTFFNLLTGFDAPNSGKWSFEGRSLSGKSAASVAKSGMVRTFQLTKALSRLTVLQNMLLASPNNPGERFVLSWLPFLWKKHEAEATAKAMEILARFKLDTKAQDYAGSLSGGQRKLLEMARALMTDPKIIMLDEPMAGVNPALVQSLLGHVQALRDEGMTVLFVEHDMHAVRHISDWVVVMAEGRIVAEGPPGTVMKDQAVVDAYLGAHHDTDLGDDALLDPEVLARLEAEEEKR
- a CDS encoding branched-chain amino acid ABC transporter permease codes for the protein MEEFLRILTQSVGELLAPATAAYALAAIGLNLHFGYTGLLNMGQAGFMLLGAYGFGITIIAGGSFWLALLVAVLAGVLFALLLGLPTLQLRGDYLAIVTISAAEIIRWLGRSTVWQEWTGGASGLQGRDYKDAFQDLSPLPDGRFALGPFEYINTGSDSWWTRIFAWGLVALVLLFVWLIARSPWGRVLKGIREDEDAVRALGKNVFSYKLQALVIGGAIGALGGVVFALPSAIAPDSMGRTMTFFVWTILLLGGAATVFGPVLGSMIFFAAYMFMRTGMRALAENTPVGEVISTTNVEQIGGMLVGVTLMLLVIFRPQGILGNKKELAFNVR